The window TGCATGCTCAGAAGCATCTGAAGGATCACAAATCTGGCCCGGCCACCACGGGTGGTTCTTAATCTTACCCCACACAAAATCTCCAATACAGAACTCATATACTCCGTCACCCACCTCTTCTCCTTCCCGGTCTTCACCACTCTCACTCGTCCCTGCAACGGGAACCTCAATCACCTCAGTTTCTCCAATTTCATCCAAAGACTTCCCATTCTCCTCAACCCCGTTGTTCACACCAGAATCGGCCTTAGTAACATCACAAGAATTCCCATTATCCTCAACCCCATCGTTCACACCAGAATCAGCCTTGGTAACATCACAAGAATTCCCATTCTCCTCAACACCGCCGTCCACACCAGAACTAGCCTTGGTTTCGCTGCAACAATTCCCATTAACATTCGCATCCGAATTCGTCTTCGAACCAATACTCACCACTCTCCTCTCATCCCCCAAACCAGACTCCATCTCTCCAACACTCTCACTCCCTCTCAACATACACGTATCCAGCTCCCCGAAACTCAACCCCGCCGAGACTTTCGCCTCCACAGTCTTAACCAGCTCCACAAACGACCTAACCAGCTCTCCGCCGGACCCTCCCCTCCCGCCGGAGTCATCAACCTTCGCCTTCTCCTCCGCGGCCTCAAACCTAGCCGCTCCGGAACCCGAAACCGACCCGGAACCACCCGAACCACTACCTAGGGCTGTAGATCTCCCCAACGTCCCCATTACCTGTGAATCAATCACGCTCAAACCTCGATTCCAAACCCTAAGCAAAACCTAGAAGCTAAAAAGCGAAAAAACCAGTACAAACTCATTTCTAGGGTTTAGCTTCCGTTGAAAATTAAGCTCGGTAATTATCTATTTGACTAATATTAAGCACTACGAGACGAAACTTAAAGCGATTGAAAAATCTTAATCAGAGCTTTACATACCTGGAAGAGAAACCAAGAGAGAGCTTCAGAAAAGCTTGAGGAAGATGAAAATGGAAATTTGAATTTTGGGGAGGAGTGTTTTTTGAGAGGTGAAAATATCGCGGCGAGAAATTGGAGGCGGTGTTGGGAGGGGTTTTATATTTTGGGGATTTGTTGTCGTTATCTGAGCGGCCATGTCCAAGTTTGGGTGACGTTTGGGGGGTTTGGTGGGACGCGCGCGCGAGTGGGTGAGGGAGGTGTACTCGCGGGGTTTAGGAGCCAGGTAGTGGGTTTTAGTGTAGGGATTTGAATTTTGTTTGGGTGTGTGGGGTAGACGCGGGCGTTGGGGATATTAAAAGGTTTCAGAAACGATTGAAGGGGTTTTAAGAAGCGCTGGTTTGATTCTGGCTGTGGATGATCGCCACGTGTTGGGTTGGCTATTTCGATGCGAGTCATTGGTTAGAAGGCGGAGAAGCAACGCTGTCGTTTTGAGTCATTAGCCATAGAAATTTGAAGTCGATGGACGTTTTCTACTCTAGCTATTTTGATAAAGGTGGCTCAGAGTTTATGCAAAGATCTTAAAAGAGCTCTTACAATCTTTATAAGACAAACTCGATCAACTTCACTGAGATGATTCGACATCTAACTAATAACTATAGAGAAAACAAAATTAACATATAAAACACATAAACCGGGGCAAAAGCCCACTACTCCCACAAAATGAAATTATTGAAACGAAATAAACTAGGGTGAAATCGATGGTGCAATCCACTACTAGGGTTTCGATCATTGTAATGTTGCGGAAATTTAGCACCTGCAAAGAGCTAACTTTGTCGGCCGGACGTTTCATCTAGACTTATTTGTGGAGAAAGCGACGGTGCTCTGCATCATCCTTATGATTTCCATGAACAAGAAGACAACTATATGATAAAGATGTTGATCGTCACCATCGAGTATGTTTTGATTTCGATAAATGCAATCTAACCGTCTATATACTTTCTGTTTTGTAAAGTCAATTTAAGATAATTTTGACTAATAGGTTCATACACACCATGCGATATCCACATGCATCTATATGATTATAGGAACATAAGCACGAGTAGTGCTTGTGCAACAAATACCTAACTTAGGCTATTTATACCGCATCTGATTTTCGTTTTGTTGCAAATACAATTAATTACTTTGTATATGCTACTGTTCAGTTTCTAGCTATTGAAGGAGTACGATAATATGGTCCTCAAAACAGTCATCTTCCTCTTCTTCACCATTCTCTTAGTTACTACAAAGGTAACTCACTCATATGAACACATATGCCCTTTCTCCCAATATCCAATAATATCTCGATGCCATCTTGCATGTCTTTATAGGTTTCAACTCGTGAGTTTGAGAATGAAGATGTAAAGGAGCTGAAGGTACATTTTCATATATATGATTTTATGTAACCCTAAACTATGGTTGCTTGCTGATATTACATGCGTTTCAAACATCTATGTCCGATTTCAGACATCAACTCCCAGCGATGTGCAAACTCCACCCCTTCCAGTAAACAAGGTTAGAGACTACTAAATTACCATACATATAAGATATGCATTGATGTGTGTCTGGATATCGAGAGAGGACCTCGTTAAACTTGAAAGTGAGGAATACAAATATGATTAGTTTCAGTGAATTCCCTATATATATGAGGTGCTTGAGGTCAAACGGAGTCCATTAACATACTGTAATCGTCTTTTTAGGTTTATGATGACGAGAAGGAGAGTAGCTTTGATCGTTTTTTTAAATGGATTACTGACCATATTTTGCCCAAGCCAAAGCCGGAGACGCCAGTGAATCCAACGCCAAATCTGCCACAAAATCCGATGCCGACGTTGTCGCCACCTTTAAACACTGCACCACCACCACTAGAGAACGATGATGAAGACGACGGTGATCAGACACCATCTTCCCCATCTCAAGATAAATTACCGACGGTTACATCTCCTATTGTGAACAAGCAACTATTTCTTGGTCATGGAATTGGTGGTAAATATGGTCGTGGATTTGGTGGTAAATAAACATATCCTTCTCATCATCTCATGGGTTTAATATATCGATCGAGATGCATGCTATTTCATTTGCTAATTCTATTAATGGGGTATGCAGATTGTAAGACGGGGCCATGCAGAAACCGTCCATAGACATTAGACAGATGCATGATATACTGTGAACGCTGCTGTGTTCCACTCGGACAATCTGGCTACACTCAAATTAGGATACAAGTCATATATGCAACTAACGTCCTTAAAATAAAATTTGCCATTTTTGTTGAACAAGTACTCTGGTTATATATGGAGCAATGTTTATTATGGTTATTGGTCCTTTTTGTTTTCAGTTTCATTAATCAACCCAGATTTGCAGGAATTGATGAAGTTACTGTTTCATTTGGTTCCGTATTGGAACCCAGAATATGTGAAATATGTGACGGTCAACATCTGCAACGAAGTTGCTTCTCTATAAATATGCCTAAGAAAAGAAACAATGCGAGTCGCATTGTTGCTAGTATTCTTCCTCATTAGCGTATATAGAAGTACAGAAAGCATTTGGCACCGCCCAATCAAGTAGCTAAAACACAATGTTCTAAAAAACGCTAGATGCTAGTCGGGCGGACAGCCGGTGACTCTAAACGGGTTAATCAGGGATTAATCGGTTTTCTAGCTCTCTAGACGGAAACGGTGAAGCACCGCCTAGCGCCTAGGCAGGATTAACGGTGAAGCACCCCATTTTTAGAACATTGCTAAAACATGATGCAATTCTTCTCCTAGTTCCAACTTCAAATCATAAACCCTATCCATCATCTACATTTCCACACAACCAAAATCATACCAACCAAGACCACATTACCAAAAGCTACACAGCCACAAGTAACCAACTCCTCTTCTCCTTAGAAATTACAATTCCAAATGCATTGAAATCGAATCCGAAGCAAAAGATATCAATCACATTTTACCCCTAAACAGATTTCCAAAACGCACAAAATAGTACAAACAAATCACAAAAAGCACTTAGCTAAGAAAAGCACTTATCCTCTCAGACAATTCCAACTTTAGCTCCAGCCGCTTCTAGCTGCTTCTTGGCTTCCTCAGCATCATCCTTAGACACTCCCTCCTTAAACTTCTTGGGCAGCCCTTCAATAAGCTCCTTGGCCTCCTTCAACGCCAAGCTCGTCAAAGCCCTAACCGCCTTAATCACCGCGATTCTGGCATTGCTCGGCACGTCCTCAATCACCACATCGAACTCCGTCTTCTCCTCCACCACGGCCGCCGCGTCGCCCGCGCCGGGGGCCGCGGCGACCGCGGCGGCGGGGGCGAGGGCGGCGGCGGAGACGCCGAGCTTCTCCTGGAGGTAGTCGACGAGGACGCGGGCCTCCTCGAGAGTGAGGCTGGAGATGTCGGCGCCGAGCTTCTCGATTTTCTCCGGGGCGGCGACGGCGGCGACGGGGCGGAGGTGGGTGGCGCGGTGGGAGAGGGTGGGGTTTTGGTGAGGGGAGAAGGGGAATTGGAGGGAGGGTTTGGGAGTGTGGGAGGGGAAGGAGGAGGTGGTTGCGGCGTAAGAAGGAGTGGTGAGTGTGAGAGTAGAGAGAGAGGCTGCCATTGTTTCTCTGGTTTGAATTTTGGGTCTGAGAGTGTTGAGAGGAAGAAGATGAAGAAGAAGAAGGGAGGAGTGGAAGAAGATTAGGATAAGGAGAGGAAATGTGAAGCAAATGTCCATGATGTAGCTGGTGCTTGTTCTCATTGTGACGAATTTGTCCTTGTCGAATGATGAAAATTACCTGGAAATGGAGAAAAAATTGTCCTTTATGGGAGGGTAGAATAGGTAAAAAAGAGGGGGCATTCGGAGAATCGAACTCCGGACCTCTCGCACCCAAAGCGAGAATCATACCACTAGACCAAATGCCCTCTTATGGACACTGACTTCGTAATCTGACTAGTCAGCTTGCCTCGATACTCGTGGAACCATGGCAGAGGTAGAGCAACTTCATGTATTTTGGACGACTTTTTAGCCAAATTACTATCCTACCTTTCATCTTAGTGTCAATTTGTTATCCTAGCTTTCATTTCAGCCAATTTGCTACCCTAACTTTTCATAATTAGCCAATTTGCTACCCTAACAATTATTTCTGCCAATTTGATGCCTTATGTTTTCAAAATTAACCAACTTGCTACCTTTTTGTTATTTTATTTTGTTCATTTCTTTATCTAAACATGAATTAATTCTGAAAATCAAAAGTTAAAGTTGGTCGATATTGAAATTTTGATAAGTAAATTGGTTAATCTTGAAAGCCCAAAGTAGAAAATTTGATGAAAATGTAGCAAATTGACTGATTTAATAGTTAGAGTAGCAAATTGGCTAATTATGAAAAGATAGGGTAGCAAATTGCTGAAATGAAAGATAGGGTAGCAAATTGACAATTATGCATTTGGGATATTAGTTTGATACTGCTCTATTTCTTTGTTGAACTAGTGTACTTGGTATATCTGAAAAGTAATGTGCGTAGCATTATCCGACATGGTAACTGAAGTGAAGTTATTGAACTATGCTAAACTCATCAGAAAGATCGACTGCTCCTATACGGTGACCCGGCATGGTCTTTGAAAGGTTACATAGGGCTGGATTCTGCGGGACAATCTCTCGGACCAGTTAATGCTACTCAAACAACACGGCATTACGAGCTACACCTATTTCTTTTACTGTATTTCGTGGGGATAGCAAGATATTGTTAAGGAAGTGAATTGCGATCTACATAGATGTTTGTATAAAGATGTATTTAACTGTTGTGTTCATTAATTATTGTGAGCTACAATCTGCTTGTAATACATATATGATCAAATATTGGAGTATTGATCAATCTCCTAGAAGGCTAGAACCTATAATGCCGCATGGGTATGATACAATCCAACCCAACCAACTCTTCACCATCTTCTACGCTTTCTTCCATACCAATATGCAAACGCAGCTATTGATGCAGCCAGAAGAACACCGGCAGTTGCATGGAAAGCGTATATCGGTCTGTCCACAACGATGCTAGAACCAGCAACTTCACGAGGAGGAGACGGTGGTGGTTTCTGACTAGCAGTCAATGCGAAAACCAAACCTTGCCTTTCCAACTCGGCCACATCTTCAACTGCTGGCTTCAGCCTGGTGGCCTTGGCTATTGCTTCATACTCTTCTTTGGTTCCCCCTTCAAGAAAAGACCCGACAAGTTGACCATTGCTGACCCAATATGCCCCGAATGTGCCTCCTGAGAAATCTCCAAAATGAACCACATCTCCTATATTGTCCCCATAAAACTGCCAAGACAAGGTGAAGACTCTGGAGTAAAAGAACGGTAGATAGTCAAATTCAACAGCTTTGCTTGGTTCCATAATGGCAGCAACAGCATGTCTGGCAGTTTTTCTTGCAGAGTCAACATGTTCGAGCCTACGGGAGTCACCAAATAGTTTGACGGGAAATGCTGCCACATCTCCAACTGCATAGACTGAACTATTGCTCGACTGCATTTTTCCATTCACTTTGATCCCGCCCTTCTCCAGCGTCAGCTGACCTTCAAAAAGGCTTGTGTTTGGACGGATTCCTATTCCCACCACAACCATGTCTGCTGGTAGACAACTTCCATCTCTGAGATTAACGGCTGTGACCTATGCATGAGTTGAGAACCAAGATTAGTACATCAAAATTTAGCATTTATTTTCAAAGAAAAAATATAGTTTTCACATCAAAGCTCATAGCCGGTCTTGATCTCTATTCAATAGTAGGAAGGGGAAGTCAGCAAGGCAGGCGTTCTACTATACTAGAAAATGACTAGTAAAATCGTGACAGCTTTCTATATGAAACTACGAAATGTTTAGACAAATGAAACTCATATATACATCCCAAACAACAGAAGAATGAGCAGTCAATAATCATCGGTCCATCTTTCATTCATTATGAAAGAATAAATAATTACAAATAAAAAAAATAAAGAAAACAAAGAGGCAATCTTCATATTTACCTTCCCATTAGGGTCAATATCAAATGAGGACAAAATGGTTCCTTTAACAAAATTCACTCCCTTGGACTTGTAAAACTCTTCATAATAACTTGCAATCTTGGGTGTGAATAATCGAGCCACTGCAAAAGGACATAATTATTCTAACACTCTTTCAAGACTGAGAAAACAAACTCTTTGATATCTACCATCCTCAGCAATATGTGGCAAAACTGGTTTGAGATAAATAAATGAACAATTATACGGCGTCAAAGAAAAAGAACTTACTGCAGTGTTCTTCAGGAAAAACCATTGTCACATTCACTCTATTGATCACCAACGATGCAGCGCACTCCATACCAATGTAACCACCACCAATGACAACAGCATTCCCACCAGGGCAAGATTGCACCAAGTTGACTAGTCTATTTGCATCAGCCAAATTTCGTAAATAGCACACATTTTCAGAATCTGATCCTTTGACTCCAAACTCCTCCAGCTTGAGTGCCTAGCATCCACACATACAAGAACATAAATCTCGTTAAAACAATAAAATAATGATTCTTTTCCTATATCTAAGCTATAGCATTTCAGCAATTACAACTGCCAGCTACACATTTACCTAACATCAGCATTAGAACTCACTATTAGTCTCACTTAAAATGATAGGACTATATCCTATAAACGTATAAAACTAATGTCTAATACTATAATGCAAGAACAGCTACATGGAGTAGAAACATTATAAGGGTTTTTATAGGTCTATTACATTATCGTAGTATTTCAAGTCTGTAGTTTATATTGGATGAAGTGAGTCCGTGGTTCATAACTGTTATATATAGTTGAATTTCAAGATCTTTCCCCTTTTACATTAAGAACATCTAGGAAAAGAGACAATGTAAAAGATAACTATAAGATCAGTTTCAATACCCGAGCACCTGTTGCAATAACGAGAATCTTGTAAGTTATAGTCTCTCCAGATCCTGTCAATATTGTCTTGCGTCTGACGTCAACAGACTTAACTCGAGTTCCAAGAACTAATTCAATCCCTATGAAGAAAAGGACAAATAAACAAAATAAGAATCACACTTCAATAGTACATATGCACCTACTACAATTCTCATGACTACAAAAGTACATACGTAAGACGTGAAAGTAATTACCATGTTCCTTGTACCATTTTGGAGTCAATTTTTCCTCATTGGCACCAACACATGTGTGAAATGATGGAAGGCGTGAAGGGGCTGCACATCAACAAAAATCATATAAAATTTTATCAGGACCTTGTGCAGAAGGAAGTATGTCAGAACTCAGAATACGATATAACTAATTTTCAAGTTTGGAGCACCA of the Fragaria vesca subsp. vesca linkage group LG6, FraVesHawaii_1.0, whole genome shotgun sequence genome contains:
- the LOC101297467 gene encoding uncharacterized protein LOC101297467, which produces MVLKTVIFLFFTILLVTTKVSTREFENEDVKELKTSTPSDVQTPPLPVNKVYDDEKESSFDRFFKWITDHILPKPKPETPVNPTPNLPQNPMPTLSPPLNTAPPPLENDDEDDGDQTPSSPSQDKLPTVTSPIVNKQLFLGHGIGGKYGRGFGDCKTGPCRNRP
- the LOC101297758 gene encoding 50S ribosomal protein L12, chloroplastic-like; the protein is MAASLSTLTLTTPSYAATTSSFPSHTPKPSLQFPFSPHQNPTLSHRATHLRPVAAVAAPEKIEKLGADISSLTLEEARVLVDYLQEKLGVSAAALAPAAAVAAAPGAGDAAAVVEEKTEFDVVIEDVPSNARIAVIKAVRALTSLALKEAKELIEGLPKKFKEGVSKDDAEEAKKQLEAAGAKVGIV
- the LOC101298048 gene encoding probable monodehydroascorbate reductase, cytoplasmic isoform 2-like; this translates as MGRAFVYVILGGGVAAGYAALEFTRRGISHGELCIISEEPVPPYERPALSKGFLLPEAPSRLPSFHTCVGANEEKLTPKWYKEHGIELVLGTRVKSVDVRRKTILTGSGETITYKILVIATGARALKLEEFGVKGSDSENVCYLRNLADANRLVNLVQSCPGGNAVVIGGGYIGMECAASLVINRVNVTMVFPEEHCMARLFTPKIASYYEEFYKSKGVNFVKGTILSSFDIDPNGKVTAVNLRDGSCLPADMVVVGIGIRPNTSLFEGQLTLEKGGIKVNGKMQSSNSSVYAVGDVAAFPVKLFGDSRRLEHVDSARKTARHAVAAIMEPSKAVEFDYLPFFYSRVFTLSWQFYGDNIGDVVHFGDFSGGTFGAYWVSNGQLVGSFLEGGTKEEYEAIAKATRLKPAVEDVAELERQGLVFALTASQKPPPSPPREVAGSSIVVDRPIYAFHATAGVLLAASIAAFAYWYGRKRRRW